A single genomic interval of Amblyomma americanum isolate KBUSLIRL-KWMA chromosome 11, ASM5285725v1, whole genome shotgun sequence harbors:
- the LOC144109526 gene encoding high-affinity choline transporter 1-like, whose product MGNVSGPMGAILMACFVLTYTTLGGCYSVVYTDTVHFITCSIGMWICLPFCMSHTHVGTLKGPEASLAGAISTEDAISVIDIVCATALGGLARQEFFQSVLCSDRVVTAKITSYLSGIGCLLAALPPIIVGSAAKLTTRNSRQCFMCAEKKPENTCLAAFGSARQPNTDRFVRCGKPAL is encoded by the exons atgggcaacgtgagtGGGCCCATGGGTGCCATCCTCATGGCCTGCTTCGTACTCACCTACACCACGCTCGGAGGATGCTACTCCGTCGTGTACACGGACACCGTGCATTTCATCACTTGCAGCATCGGCATG TGGATCTGTCTGCCGTTCTGCATGAGTCACACCCACGTGGGCACACTGAAGGGTCCCGAGGCCAGCCTAGCCGGAGCCATCAGCACAGAGGATGCCATCAGCGTCATCGACATCGTGTGCGCCACAGCACTCGGAGGCCTCGCACGACAG GAGTTCTTCCAGAGCGTGCTGTGCAGCGATCGAGTGGTGACGGCCAAGATCACCTCGTACCTGTCGGGCATTGGCTGCCTGCTCGCGGCGCTACCACCCATCATCGTCGGCAGCGCCGCCAAGTTGACAA CACGAAACAGCCGCCAGTGCTTCATGTGCGCTGAAAAGAAACCAGAAAACACTTGCTTAGCCGCGTTTGGTTCTGCGCGTCAGCCGAACACCGACAGATTCGTCAGATGCGGAAAGCCTGCCCTCTAG
- the LOC144110871 gene encoding high-affinity choline transporter 1-like encodes MERLTPGVLGPVLMAALVSSALSSLASGCLALGSVATHNVYHALLRPAAQEREVCWVLRLAMVASGALSISVYNSLGITAGLLRLCADLAYVTLFPQLLAAFYLPSNAYGCLAGFAAAALLRALCGAPEVGLPAAVRLPLFDERRGEQRFPFRTACMLASVTVILFVSALFSALIGTGLMRDVLGAYQQKPAPKADALDQPSATPSGGRSRQPPPSPPAAQEPVTPARSTPASETPGPGVNPTDDGAGSPSRQKAAASGQPSPRRSSGTGSPASTRTKASTSTPPISLEQLSQDSRSSRKPRKRRRKASSAPSVEESGAFSEPPPTTVHTIRL; translated from the exons ATGGAGCGGCTCACGCCGGGTGTGCTCGGCCCCGTCCTCATGGCGGCGTTAGTGTCGTCCGCCCTGTCCTCCCTGGCCTCGGGCTGCTTGGCCCTGGGTTCCGTGGCCACGCACAACGTCTACCACGCCCTGCTCAGGCCGGCC GCCCAGGAGCGCGAGGTGTGCTGGGTGCTTCGACTGGCCATGGTGGCGTCGGGCGCCCTCTCGATTTCCGTGTACAACAGCCTGGGCATCACGGCGGGGCTGCTGCGGCTGTGCGCCGACCTGGCCTACGTGACGCTCTTCCCGCAGCTGCTGGCCGCCTTCTACCTGCCCAGCAACGCGTACGGATGCCTGGCGGGCTTCGCGGCGGCCGCCCTGCTTCGCGCGCTGTGTGGCGCGCCGGAGGTCGGTCTGCCGGCCGCTGTCCGACTGCCGCTTTTCGACGAGCGGCGCGGCGAGCAGCGATTCCCCTTCCGCACGGCCTGCATGCTGGCCAGCGTCACGGTCATCCTCTTCGTGTCGGCCCTCTTCAG CGCACTCATCGGCACCGGCCTGATGCGGGATGTGTTGGGCGCCTATCAGCAGAAGCCAGCACCCAAAGCTGACGCTTTAGACCAGCCGTCGGCCACGCCATCTGGCGGTCGGAGTCGCCAGCCACCACCCTCGCCGCCTGCGGCGCAGGAGCCAGTGACGCCTGCCCGCTCAACGCCCGCATCTGAGACGCCCGGTCCCGGCGTCAATCCCACAGACGACGG CGCTGGTTCCCCGTCACGGCAGAAGGCAGCCGCCTCCGGCCAACCGTCGCCCAGACGGTCCAGCGGAACCGGCTCGCCGGCCTCTACACGGACCAAGGCGTCGACTTCGACGCCGCCGATTTCGCTGGAGCAGCTCTCCCAGGACTCCCGCAGTAGCAGGAAGCCTCGGAAGAGGAGGCGGAAGGCCTCCTCGGCGCCGTCCGTCGAGGAATCCGGCGCATTCAGCGAACCGCCGCCGACCACGGTGCACACAATCAGGCTTTAA